The following are encoded together in the Bradyrhizobium sp. CCGUVB1N3 genome:
- a CDS encoding enoyl-CoA hydratase/isomerase family protein — protein MDRYILVDRQDEVGVITLNRPEILNAWHAPMRSQLVDALLEFESDKAIGAIVLTGAGDRAFCAGQDFNEAKTFDGDSGSKWIEEWDRLYGVIRSLPKPLIAALNGVAAGSAFQVALLCDFRIGHAGVRMGQPEINSGIASVTGPWIMREILGVARTTDLTLTGRMMDAAECHSIGIINKIVPAETVLEASLSLARELAAKPRLAMRLDKQWLSEMTEVRFRECIDAAVRIHREAYASGETSRMMESFLAERAARKA, from the coding sequence GTGGATCGCTACATTCTCGTCGACAGACAAGATGAGGTTGGTGTCATCACCCTGAACCGACCGGAAATCCTCAATGCCTGGCACGCTCCAATGCGCAGCCAACTCGTTGATGCCTTGCTGGAGTTCGAGAGCGACAAGGCAATTGGCGCGATTGTTCTGACTGGAGCGGGTGACCGAGCATTCTGCGCCGGGCAGGATTTCAACGAAGCGAAGACGTTCGACGGCGACAGCGGATCCAAGTGGATTGAGGAGTGGGACCGCCTGTACGGTGTTATTCGCTCGCTTCCCAAGCCGCTCATCGCTGCCTTGAACGGTGTTGCCGCCGGCTCCGCATTTCAAGTTGCGCTCCTCTGCGACTTCCGGATTGGCCACGCGGGTGTCCGGATGGGGCAGCCCGAGATCAATTCTGGGATCGCGAGCGTCACGGGACCTTGGATTATGCGGGAAATCTTGGGGGTGGCTCGCACCACAGATCTGACGCTGACCGGCCGAATGATGGATGCGGCGGAGTGTCACTCGATCGGAATCATCAACAAGATCGTTCCAGCGGAGACTGTGCTTGAAGCTTCTCTCTCCCTTGCGCGCGAGCTCGCAGCAAAGCCGCGTCTCGCGATGCGCTTGGACAAGCAGTGGCTTAGTGAGATGACCGAAGTCAGGTTTCGCGAGTGCATCGACGCCGCGGTGAGGATTCATCGAGAGGCTTACGCGTCGGGCGAAACATCTCGAATGATGGAGAGCTTCCTGGCCGAACGCGCAGCCAGGAAGGCGTGA